A genome region from Pseudomonas sp. N3-W includes the following:
- a CDS encoding GAF domain-containing sensor histidine kinase — protein sequence MGQTAAADIATIGQISAVPAILQVIREMTGMRFAAVARVTEDSWTACAVLDQLDFGLKVGGELDVATTLCHEIRAAHVSVVIDKASEDPLYRDHHTPRLYQFESYISVPVFRTDGRFFGTICALDPKPAELKSSAIQTTMESFARLLSLQIEAEETLQLTEQALYKERQTAELREQFIAVLGHDLRNPLFAISAAAEMLQRKFPNPASDKLVQHILTSNRRAAQLVDDVLDFARGRLGNGIPVSIKPCSDLADALQHVISEIQGVHPHRHIRVSIGDLTGIHCDRERVAQLLSNLLANAVTHGDIKGDVEITARVDQGALMLAVKNQGQIPDEVLPHLFQPYSRPTRDTPQAGLGLGLYIASQIAQSHGGRLHVASTAQHGTLFTFSLPPTV from the coding sequence ATGGGACAGACAGCGGCAGCAGACATCGCCACGATCGGACAGATCAGTGCCGTACCGGCGATTCTCCAGGTGATCCGCGAAATGACCGGCATGCGCTTTGCCGCCGTGGCTCGTGTTACAGAAGACTCCTGGACCGCCTGCGCCGTGCTGGATCAGCTGGATTTCGGCCTCAAGGTCGGCGGCGAACTGGACGTGGCCACCACCCTGTGCCACGAAATACGTGCCGCCCATGTCTCGGTGGTGATCGACAAGGCCAGCGAAGACCCGCTCTATCGCGACCACCACACCCCACGCCTCTATCAATTCGAAAGCTATATCTCGGTCCCGGTGTTTCGCACCGACGGGCGTTTTTTCGGCACCATTTGCGCCCTCGATCCAAAACCCGCCGAACTCAAGAGCAGCGCAATCCAGACCACCATGGAGTCCTTCGCCCGGCTGCTGTCATTGCAGATCGAAGCCGAGGAAACCCTGCAACTGACCGAACAGGCCCTGTACAAAGAACGTCAGACCGCCGAGCTGCGCGAGCAATTCATCGCGGTGCTGGGCCATGACCTGCGCAACCCGTTGTTCGCCATCAGCGCCGCCGCAGAAATGCTGCAGCGTAAATTCCCCAACCCGGCCAGCGACAAACTGGTGCAGCACATCCTCACCAGCAACCGCCGCGCTGCGCAGCTAGTGGATGACGTCCTGGACTTTGCCCGTGGGCGTCTGGGCAATGGCATACCGGTCAGTATCAAGCCTTGCTCGGACCTCGCCGATGCCTTGCAGCATGTGATTTCAGAGATACAAGGGGTGCACCCGCACAGGCACATTCGCGTCTCGATTGGCGACTTGACGGGTATCCATTGTGATCGCGAGCGCGTCGCACAATTGCTGTCCAACTTGCTGGCCAACGCCGTGACCCATGGCGACATCAAAGGCGATGTCGAGATCACCGCGCGGGTGGACCAGGGCGCCCTGATGCTGGCGGTGAAGAACCAGGGGCAAATCCCCGACGAGGTTTTGCCGCATCTGTTTCAGCCGTACTCGCGGCCGACCCGGGACACGCCCCAGGCCGGCCTCGGTCTGGGCCTCTACATTGCCAGCCAGATTGCCCAGTCCCACGGTGGACGCCTGCATGTGGCGTCCACCGCGCAGCACGGCACGCTGTTTACCTTCAGCTTGCCGCCGACGGTTTAA
- a CDS encoding methyl-accepting chemotaxis protein: MTLTLTCIALAMSQGRRQGCPDNVHAQSGVPHPRHEYHSMLQKSLRAQILALLGGSLLAMLLIALACFHFLSSGVQSYANLIDGPLHTSQLIDEANLQFKVQVQEWKNVLLRGKQPADLDKYWKQFEDRQRDVQGILGELAGQKGIDAQLKSRIERLRDEHRQLGTAYQKGRDAYVAAGADPTAGDSAVKGVDRATSDQMSDLVGELRKHGDEQSKIISADADRTVLLGIIVMLVSGVLIGLLSLWLINRNLVEPIRTLIEYVAQLSRGKVADRVASNREDELGKLAMAANTLRDFLAETFNRLQRSASDLDSASGELNSIATLMASGTNEQFNRTDQVATAMNEMSATAQEVARHAADAARAADDADQSAQQGEKVMQGTIHTITQMRGEIANTATVIRRLEADSGRIGKVLEVIRGIAEQTNLLALNAAIEAARAGEAGRGFAVVADEVRSLAQRTAASIIEINQIIQTVQTGAVDAAQAIESGQSRSEESVAQVTQAGAMLERITHAVEAIRDMNRQIATAAEEQTSVAEDISRNLTEITSIASTNLDNVQRTEAASHNLHGLSGQLNEVTSRLSA; encoded by the coding sequence ATGACGCTTACGTTAACTTGCATCGCCCTGGCCATGAGCCAAGGGCGCAGACAGGGATGTCCGGACAACGTTCACGCCCAATCAGGCGTGCCTCATCCCCGTCATGAGTATCACTCGATGCTGCAAAAATCCCTGAGAGCCCAGATCCTCGCGTTGCTCGGTGGCAGCCTGTTGGCGATGTTGCTGATCGCTTTGGCCTGCTTTCACTTTCTCTCCAGCGGCGTGCAGAGCTACGCCAATCTGATCGACGGCCCACTGCACACATCGCAGTTGATCGACGAAGCGAACCTGCAATTCAAGGTTCAGGTTCAGGAGTGGAAAAACGTCCTGCTGCGCGGCAAGCAGCCGGCGGACCTGGACAAATACTGGAAGCAATTCGAAGACCGCCAGCGTGACGTGCAGGGCATTCTCGGTGAGCTGGCAGGGCAGAAGGGCATTGATGCGCAACTCAAGAGCCGCATCGAACGCTTGCGTGACGAACACCGTCAGTTGGGCACCGCGTACCAGAAGGGCCGCGATGCATATGTCGCCGCCGGTGCCGACCCGACAGCGGGCGACAGCGCCGTCAAGGGTGTGGACCGCGCGACCAGTGACCAGATGAGTGATCTGGTCGGCGAACTGCGCAAGCACGGTGACGAGCAATCGAAAATCATCAGTGCCGATGCTGATCGCACCGTATTGCTGGGGATTATCGTGATGCTCGTGTCTGGCGTGCTGATCGGCCTGTTGAGCCTGTGGCTGATCAACCGCAACCTGGTGGAGCCGATTCGCACACTGATCGAATACGTCGCGCAACTCAGTCGCGGCAAGGTTGCCGACCGTGTGGCCAGCAACCGTGAAGACGAATTGGGCAAGCTGGCGATGGCGGCCAATACCCTGCGCGATTTCCTTGCCGAAACGTTCAATCGACTGCAACGCAGTGCGTCGGACCTGGACAGCGCCAGCGGCGAGTTGAATTCCATCGCGACCTTGATGGCCAGCGGCACCAACGAGCAGTTCAACCGCACCGATCAGGTAGCGACGGCCATGAACGAAATGTCTGCCACCGCGCAGGAAGTCGCCCGGCATGCCGCCGATGCTGCGCGTGCCGCCGATGACGCCGATCAGTCCGCCCAGCAGGGCGAGAAAGTCATGCAGGGGACCATCCACACCATTACCCAGATGCGTGGCGAAATCGCCAACACCGCCACCGTTATCCGTCGTCTGGAAGCCGACAGCGGGCGGATCGGCAAGGTGCTGGAAGTGATTCGCGGCATCGCCGAACAGACCAACCTGCTGGCGCTCAACGCCGCCATCGAAGCGGCGCGTGCCGGTGAAGCCGGACGCGGTTTTGCGGTGGTCGCCGATGAAGTGCGTAGCCTGGCCCAGCGCACGGCGGCGTCGATCATCGAGATCAACCAGATCATCCAGACCGTACAAACCGGTGCAGTGGACGCGGCTCAGGCCATCGAAAGCGGTCAGTCGCGCAGCGAAGAGAGTGTCGCCCAAGTGACTCAGGCCGGTGCCATGCTGGAGCGTATCACCCATGCCGTGGAAGCCATTCGCGACATGAACCGCCAGATCGCCACCGCCGCCGAAGAGCAAACTTCAGTGGCCGAAGACATCTCGCGCAACCTCACTGAGATCACCAGTATTGCCAGCACCAACCTGGATAACGTGCAGCGTACCGAAGCCGCCAGCCACAACCTGCACGGGCTGTCGGGGCAGTTGAATGAAGTGACTTCACGCCTGAGTGCGTAA